In Fusarium poae strain DAOMC 252244 chromosome Unknown contig_1, whole genome shotgun sequence, the following are encoded in one genomic region:
- a CDS encoding uncharacterized protein (TransMembrane:11 (o413-433i484-511o523-540i552-572o662-692i1068-1086o1092-1113i1134-1158o1178-1200i1212-1232o1306-1324i)), whose product MPDNYLSDTSDAKTVQDAATKRLTVTFQDVGVQVSGEGENFVSTCLSVVTDVFKHGRQNKPKRQILQGITGQVSPGEMFLVIGRPGSGCTSLLKVLSNHRSEFDQVQGLVQYGNVGHETAKEFRHQLVMNTEDDMHFPSLKVSETMGFANSSKVPATRPEHLTNKEYVDQTSTEILEALGIGHTKDTIVGNEYVRGVSGGERKRVSVAEVMSTQAPVQCWDNSTRGLDASNALDFARVLRKHADEQQRTIIATLYQAGNGIYDQFDKVLVLAEGREIYYGPSIEAKQYFENMGFKCPPGANIADFLTSVTVQTEREVIPGFEGSVPNTAQDFEKHYKESDMFQRMKYLAESRASESLAAEVEALRSHGSREKARSFAALSRESSPYLVSFFQQVWICAVRQFQILWGDRFSNGLQLVSSLIMALVTGSLMYDLPGDSTSIFRKPGALFYPILLWCLNKMAETAASFEGRGILSRHKRLAFNRPGAYALACVLTDIPFVIFMFSLFNLIYYFMVGYQHDAGKFFTNWFVYLLVTLCFTSLFRTIGAWCRHFGLAAQISGLITMVMMIYAGYLIPVPKMHPWFRWIAYINPASYAFNAVMASEMGDFTLTCIEPQLVPFGSGYDDDQFRSCTVIGSSGNQIDGASYLSAQYQISRTEVWRNVGIIIAFWVFFSITAAIGFEVNLASGGGSMILYDRRSQTKELALKDDAERTSTQALPQQHDHFSASATTFTFKNINYFVHHEGQEKQLLQNVSGFVKPGQLVALMGSSGAGKTTLMDALAQRKDSGRLDGSIMVNGKPQGITFQRSTGYCEQNDIHEPTATVLEALRFSARLRQPYEVSDSDKNTYVDQIIELLELGPLKHAVIGAPGQGLSIEQRKRLTLAVELVAKPSLLFLDEPTSGLDGQSAFQICRFMRKLAMAGQTIICTIHQPSAALFEAFDVLLLLAKGGRTTYFGPTGKDSATVLKYFSENGASPEGDVNPAEFIVDVVQGRFGSHLDWPEIWNHSKEREQAMAELEQLERQVPESEKGSDESEADSKDFATPIRYQAQIVIHRQLIALWRNPDYIWNKICLHITNALFGGFTFWMIGNGSFDLQLRLMSVFNFVFVAPGAINQLQPLFIRNRDIFENREKKSKAYHWFAFISGQLVSEIPVLIICVKASVSGQVYLQMISIAAYSPNDYFAALANPVFIGAGLINFCGVVVPYDQIQAFWRYWMYYLDPFTYLIGGLLEPVVWDVEVECSHNELTHIPLPSSNTTCGDYMAEFIRANSGYVVDPRSTSTCSYCPYTTGADYLSQFKIDERYFGWRDVGITALFCVSSYGLVFLMMKLRTKSTKTAS is encoded by the exons ATGCCGGACAACTACCTTTCTGACACCAGCGATGCCAAAACGGTGCAGGACGCGGCTACCAAGCGTTTGACGGTCACATTCCAAGACGTGGGAGTACAAGTCTCTGGCGAAGGCGAGAATTTTGTATCAACGTGCTTGTCGGTCGTCACTGATGTCTTCAAACATGGCCGTCAGAACAAGCCGAAAAGA CAAATTCTCCAGGGAATCACGGGTCAGGTCAGTCCAGGAGAAATG TTCCTGGTCATTGGACGACCTGGCTCTGGCTGTACATCTCTCCTGAAAGTGTTATCTAATCACCGGAGCGAGTTTGATCAAGTACAAGGCCTCGTTCAGTACGGCAATGTTGGACACGAGACAGCGAAAGAGTTCCGTCATCAGCTCGTGATGAACACCGAAG ACGACATGCATTTTCCCTCGTTAAAGGTCTCGGAGACCATGGGCTTTGCAAACTCATCCAAGGTGCCCGCGACACGACCCGAACATCTGACCAACAAGGAGTACGTCGACCAAACATCGACCGAAATCCTCGAGGCACTTGGCATTGGCCATACCAAGGACACGATCGTCGGCAACGAATACGTTCGAGGTGTATCCGGTGGTGAGAGGAAGCGAGTCTCGGTCGCCGAGGTCATGAGCACGCAAGCTCCCGTTCAATGCTGGGACAACAGCACCAGAGGACTCGACGCATCGAACGCTCTCGACTTTGCTCGCGTGCTTCGAAAGCACGCCGACGAACAGCAACGAACCATCATCGCCACACTATACCAAGCTGGAAACGGCATCTACGATCAATTCGACAAGGTTCTTGTCCTTGCTGAAGGCCGTGAGATCTACTACGGTCCGTCGATCGAGGCAAAGCAGTACTTTGAGAACATGGGCTTCAAGTGTCCACCTGGAGCCAACATCGCCGACTTCTTGACCTCTGTTACCGTGCAAACGGAAAGAGAGGTCATTCCCGGGTTCGAAGGCAGTGTTCCAAACACAGCCCAAGACTTCGAGAAGCACTACAAGGAGAGTGACATGTTTCAACGCATGAAGTATCTGGCCGAGTCTCGGGCTAGCGAGTCTCTTGCGGCTGAAGTAGAGGCGCTCCGAAGTCATGGCTCCAGAGAGAAGGCTCGCTCGTTTGCAGCGCTTTCCAGAGAATCCAGCCCGTACTTGGTCTCCTTCTTCCAACAGGTTTGGATCTGTGCTGTCAG GCAATTCCAGATCCTTTGGGGAGATCGATTCTCGAATGGTCTTCAGCTGGTATCTTCCTTGATCATGGCTCTTGTGACTGGCAGTTTGATGTAcgacctcccgggcgatagCACATCAATCTTTCGAAAGCCTGGCGCTCTATTCTATCCCATTCTTCTCTGGTGTCTCAACAAGATGGCCGAGACGGCGGCATCCTTCGAGGGCAGAGGCATCCTCAGTCGACACAAGCGTTTGGCGTTCAACCGTCCCGGCGCTTATGCACTGGCTTGTGTTCTTACCGACATTCCtttcgtcatcttcatgtTCAGCCTGTTCAACCTAATTTACTACTTCATGGTAGGCTATCAGCATGACGCTGGCAAGTTCTTCACCAACTGGTTCGTTTACCTCCTCGTCACTCTATGCTTCACCTCTCTTTTCCGAACGATTGGTGCGTGGTGCAGGCATTTTGGTCTGGCGGCTCAGATCAGCGGCTTGATCACCATGGTTATGATGATATATGCTG GATATCTCATCCCCGTACCGAAGATGCATCCTTGGTTCCGCTGGATTGCTTACATCAATCCTGCAAGCTATGCTTTCAACGCCGTCATGGCCAGCGAGATGGGAGACTTCACCCTGACATGCATCGAACCTCAACTTGTGCCTTTTGGGTCAGGTTACGACGACGATCAGTTCAGGAGCTGTACCGTGATTGGGTCAAGCGGTAACCAGATTGATGGTGCTTCGTATCTGAGCGCCCAGTACCAGATCTCACGTACCGAAGTCTGGAGGAATGTCGGCATCATCATCGCTTTCTGGGTCTTTTTCTCCATCACAGCTGCCATTGGCTTCGAGGTGAACCTTGCTTCGGGCGGGGGTTCCATGATTTTGTATGACCGTCGGAGTCAGACGAAGGAATTGGCTCTCAAGGACGATGCTGAGCGTACATCGACCCAGGCGTTGCCTCAACAACACGATCATTTCTCGGCTTCAGCGACCACCTTTACATTCAAGAACATCAACTACTTTGTTCATCATGAGGGTCAAGAGAAGCAGCTCTTGCAGAATGTCTCCGGCTTTGTCAAGCCCGGCCAACTTGTCGCTCTTATGGGTTCTTCAGGTGCTGGCAAGACGACACTCATGGACGCCTTGGCTCAACGCAAGGACTCTGGTCGTCTTGATGGAAGTATCATGGTCAATGGCAAGCCCCAGGGTATCACGTTCCAACGTTCAACGGGATACTGCGAGCAGAATGATATCCACGAGCCTACCGCAACTGTACTAGAAGCCCTTCGCTTCTCAGCACGTCTTCGACAGCCTTATGAGGTTAGCGACTCTGACAAGAACACGTATGTTGATCAGATCATTGAGCTCTTGGAGCTTGGTCCTCTGAAGCATGCTGTTATTGGAGCACCCGGACAGGGTCTCTCGATCGAGCAGCGCAAGCGTCTAACCCTGGCCGTGGAACTTGTTGCTAAGCCTTCATTGCTATTTCTTGATGAGCCTACGTCTGGTCTTGATGGCCAGTCTGCTTTCCAGATTTGTCGCTTCATGCGCAAACTTGCGATGGCGGGACAGACAATTATTTGCACCATTCATCAGCCTTCAGCTGCTCTCTTTGAAGCCTTCGAtgtccttctcctccttgccAAGGGCGGTCGCACAACATACTTTGGACCGACAGGCAAGGACTCTGCCACTGTACTCAAGTACTTTTCCGAGAACGGCGCCTCTCCAGAGGGCGACGTCAACCCTGCCGAGTTCATTGTTGATGTGGTTCAAGGCCGTTTTGGTTCTCATCTGGACTGGCCCGAGATCTGGAACCATTCCAAGGAAAGGGAACAGGCCATGGCTGAGCTGGAGCAACTGGAACGACAGGTACCTGAAAGTGAGAAGGGGTCAGATGAATCCGAGGCCGATTCCAAGGACTTTGCAACTCCTATCAGATACCAGGCTCAGATCGTCATTCACCGTCAGCTCATCGCACTTTGGCGCAACCCAGACTATATCTGGAACAAGATCTGTCTGCACATCACCAATGCTTTATTTGGTGGTTTCACGTTCTGGATGATTGGGAACGGGTCTTTTGATCTACAGCTTCGCCTCATGTCTGTCTTTaactttgtctttgttgcGCCTGGTGCCATTAACCAACTTCAACCTCTTTTCATCCGAAACAGGGACATCTTTGAGAATCGCGAGAAGAAGTCCAAGGCCTACCACTGGTTCGCATTTATATCTGGCCAGCTGGTCTCAGAGATCCCTGTCTTGATCATCTGCG TCAAAGCCAGCGTCTCTGGCCAAGTTTACCTTCAAATGATCT CAATTGCTGCGTACTCGCCCAACGATTACTTTGCTGCCTTGGCAAACCCTGTATTCATCGGTGCCGGACTCATCAACTTTTGCGGTGTCGTTGTTCCTTACGATCAGATTCAGGCCTTCTGGAGATACTGGATGTACTATCTTGATCCTTTCACCTATCTGATTGGCGGCCTCTTGGAGCCTGTTGTGTGGGATGTTGAGGTTGAATGCTCCCATAATGAGTTGACGCATATCCCACTGCCATCGAGTAACACCACCTGTGGTGATTATATGGCGGAATTTATACGAGCGAACAGTGGCTACGTTGTTGATCCTCGATCGACGAGTACCTGCTCCTACTGCCCATACACTACTGGCGCCGACTACCTCAGTCAATTCAAGATCGATGAGAGATACTTTGGCTGGAGAGAT GTTGGGATCACAGCACTGTTCTGTGTCAGCTCATACGGCCTCGTCTTTCTCATGATGAAGCTTCGCACCAAATCAACCAAGACAGCAAGTTAA
- a CDS encoding uncharacterized protein (MEROPS:MER0005900) gives MADEARVKPWLRPALKSYILINANVVDVQDGSTRSNAAVRVKAGLIEAIADSTASAVEDAQRQGFQVIDCKNGFICPGLIDSHVHVMAVPGFGDISKAFGNPNDVSVLRQPYVCAQMLYRGFTTVRDCGGALLALKEAINDGVFPGPRLFIAGHALSQSGGHADFRGAHDPEFCSCGSLTGLGRVCNGITGCMQAVREEIRTGADFIKIMGSGGVSSPTDKIDHLQFTPAEIQAMVECAANAGTYVTAHAYTSKAIRHCIENGVKGIEHGNFLDVPTAKLMAKLGCYLTPTLVTYSEMASEKWAGYLPHDLACKNAQVLKYGLQALKIAADNDVTICYGSDLLGPLGQAQAGEFGLRAQVLTPLQIMQSATINPARMAGCETSLGQIKAGFEADILVTTANPLDDVTVFDDADKNIMIVMKEGRLTKSRLEGVQEDIVPVRVKSFL, from the coding sequence ATGGCCGACGAAGCACGAGTGAAGCCCTGGCTTCGACCAGCCTTGAAATCATATATCCTTATCAACGCTAACGTGGTCGATGTTCAGGATGGCTCAACTCGCTCAAACGCAGCCGTTCGCGTCAAGGCCGGTCTGATAGAAGCCATCGCCGACTCCACCGCGTCCGCCGTTGAAGATGCCCAGCGCCAGGGCTTCCAAGTCATCGACTGCAAGAACGGCTTCATCTGCCCTGGTTTGATCGACTCGCACGTCCACGTCATGGCTGTCCCTGGCTTCGGGGATATCTCCAAGGCATTCGGTAATCCCAATGACGTCTCCGTCCTCAGACAGCCCTACGTCTGCGCTCAGATGCTGTACCGCGGCTTCACCACCGTTCGGGACTGTGGTGGCGCGCTGCTGGCTCTGAAGGAGGCCATTAACGACGGCGTGTTCCCCGGCCCACGACTCTTTATTGCTGGCCACGCTCTTTCGCAGTCTGGTGGACATGCCGACTTCCGAGGGGCCCACGATCCCGAGTTCTGCTCCTGCGGCTCCTTGACGGGGCTGGGTCGCGTCTGCAACGGCATAACTGGATGCATGCAGGCTGTTCGGGAGGAGATCCGCACGGGTGCCGACTTCATCAAGATCATGGGATCGGGCGGTGTATCGAGTCCCACGGACAAAATTGACCATCTCCAGTTCACTCCCGCTGAGATCCAGGCCATGGTCGAATGTGCCGCCAACGCCGGGACATATGTCACAGCGCACGCCTACACGTCCAAGGCCATCCGCCACTGCATTGAGAACGGAGTCAAGGGCATCGAGCATGGCAACTTCCTTGACGTGCCGACGGCCAAGCTCATGGCCAAGCTGGGCTGCTACCTCACCCCAACGCTCGTCACCTACTCTGAGATGGCTTCGGAGAAGTGGGCAGGCTACCTACCCCACGACCTCGCGTGCAAGAACGCCCAGGTCCTCAAATATGGACTGCAAGCCCTCAAGATCGCAGCCGACAATGACGTAACCATCTGCTACGGCTCCGACTTGCTTGGACCCCTGGGCCAGGCCCAGGCAGGTGAGTTCGGTCTCCGCGCGCAGGTACTGACGCCGTTGCAGATTATGCAGAGCGCCACCATCAACCCTGCGCGTATGGCCGGCTGCGAAACCTCGCTGGGTCAGATCAAGGCCGGGTTCGAAGCTGATATCCTGGTGACGACCGCGAACCCGCTGGACGATGTCACGGTGTTCGATGATGCTGACAAGAACATCATGATAGTTATGAAGGAGGGAAGGCTGACGAAGAGCAGGTTGGAGGGCGTCCAAGAAGATATTGTACCGGTCCGAGTTAAATCATTCCTGTAG
- a CDS encoding uncharacterized protein (TransMembrane:1 (i238-256o)) yields the protein MINRANDERRENSVTRSEHPLSETHDEERADPIAAELPTRQEIYNWVEEEELDEGEKLARRIVYILTAGLVSCPADQHKNQDASHLATCRRHLHLRETWAGSSARVSGSSFAEREEQSRQFGLDRTVRPLDASVTGLRRDQLPSASRLEAQFADWHEDKDWSDAEICLHQDDVSQRKLAPTVHDIDSFLHITKDPRSLRGPLNICITAQPSLLLSKSIHVRVPIRVGEKIKQVPIRHLSNQYIFIVMGIFIVMLTMQDHLMDNQNFTPPI from the coding sequence ATGATAAACAGGGCAAATGATGAACGACGCGAAAATAGTGTTACCCGAAGCGAGCATCCTCTAAGCGAGACACATGACGAAGAGCGAGCGGACCCCATTGCTGCGGAACTGCCTACACGTCAGGAAATATATAACTGggttgaagaggaagagctGGACGAAGGGGAGAAACTGGCTCGGCGCATCGTCTATATCCTCACCGCTGGTCTTGTGTCATGTCCGGCGGATCAACACAAGAACCAGGACGCATCACACCTCGCAACTTGCCGCCGCCATCTACACCTCCGTGAGACGTGGGCTGGGTCCAGCGCCAGAGTCAGTGGGTCGTCCTTCGCCGAGCGAGAGGAGCAGTCACGACAGTTCGGCCTAGACCGGACCGTCCGACCCCTTGATGCTTCAGTCACGGGCCTCCGTCGCGACCAGCTGCCTTCAGCCAGCCGGCTCGAGGCCCAATTCGCGGACTGGCACGAAGACAAAGACTGGTCAGATGCCGAGATCTGCCTCCACCAAGACGACGTGTCGCAGCGGAAGCTGGCGCCCACCGTTCACGACATCGACAGCTTCCTACATATCACGAAAGATCCGCGCAGCCTGCGAGGGCCTTTGAACATATGTATCACGGCCCAGCCAAGCCTCCTCCTCTCCAAATCCATTCACGTCCGCGTGCCCATACGGGTGGGAGAGAAGATCAAGCAGGTCCCGATCAGACATCTCAGTAAtcaatatatatttattgtTATGGGCATATTTATTGTTATGCTTACCATGCAGGACCACCTAATGGATAACCAAAATTTCACTCCGCCCATATAA
- a CDS encoding uncharacterized protein (TransMembrane:12 (i42-59o88-106i113-134o140-162i174-194o206-226i275-298o310-332i339-356o362-386i398-419o425-449i)), which produces MDTKSLQTTGQETEPYTEKQTDVVQAGETYTPEEEKEVLRKIDMAVLPMICIVFFLQYLDKQSLSYAAVFGLIDDLDLTPVQYSWCSSIFYIGQLVAEFPFIYLMSRLHLTKFVGVTVVIWGILCMCLAAPNSFAAFATVRFLLGFTEGAVSPSFITITSVWYRKSEHATRTALWITMNGLAQCVGCLLMYGIGKNESLAIAPWRVLFIVCGALTVAAGIPFYLYMPNGPRDAWFLNDRQKHILSLRMVQDREGGDKTHFSVPQLKEALLDIKSWFIFSFGVLVTMQSPVLTFASLVIKFSGYTPLQTMLYTAPSGAVQIAMLWVGVLGCILLPRNRTIVALSVIIPPIIGNVFLLKLDVHAGWALIVAAWLSSCITAPWSILLSLTASNVKGNTKRSVVNAMFFIGYCAGCIASPQLWTKGPRYFEGVIAAIVTWCLLFASITAYRIVCTRDNNRRDKATIEQDQSSDTQQETVLDATGAAGDDLTDKEDRQFRYSW; this is translated from the exons ATGGACACCAAGTCTCTTCAGACCACGGGCCAGGAGACAGAGCCGTACACCGAGAAGCAGACGGATGTGGTGCAGGCCGGAGAGACGTATACTCCcgaagaggaaaaggaggTGCTTCGCAAGATTGACATGGCGGTTCTTCCCATG ATTTGTATTGTCTTCTTTCTGCAATACCTTGACAAGCAAAGCTTGAGTTATGCAGCTGTGTTTGGCCTCATCGACGACCTCGACTTGACCCCAGTCCAATACTCCTGGTGCAGCTCCATATTCTACATTG GTCAGCTCGTCGCTGAGTTCCCTTTCATCTACCTGATGAGCCGACTTCATCTGACAAAGTTCGTTGGCGTTACCGT CGTCATCTGGGGCATTCTGTGCATGTGCCTCGCCGCGCCAAACAGCTTCGCCGCGTTTGCAACTGTTCGATTTCTACTCGGATTCACCGAGGGTGCCGTGTCTCCATCCTTCATTACCATCACCAGTGTCTGGTACCGGAAGAGCGAACATGCGACGCGAACAGC CCTGTGGATTACCATGAACGGTCTCGCCCAATGTGTCGGGTGTCTGCTGATGTACGGCATTGGAAAAAACGAGAGCCTCGCTATTGCCCCATGGCGCGTACTTTTTATCGTCTGTGGCGCCCTGACCGTGGCCGCCGGCATCCCGTTCTACCTCTACATGCCCAACGGTCCCCGCGACGCCTGGTTCCTCAACGACCGCCAGAAGCACATCCTGTCTCTTCGCATGGTGCAGGATCGTGAGGGTGGAGACAAGACACACTTCTCGGTGCCCCAGCTGAAGGAGGCCCTCCTGGATATCAAGTCTTGGTTTATCTTCTCGTTCGGTGTTTTGGTGACCATGCAGTCGCCTGTTCTCACA TTTGCCTCTCTCGTCATCAAGTTTTCCGGATACACTCCACTGCAGACGATGCTTTACACTGCGCCATCCGGGGCTGTGCAGATAGCTATGCTTTGGGTCGGAGTGCTTGGCTGCATCCTGCTGCCGCGCAACCGCACCATCGTGGCCTTGTCTGTCATCATTCCCCCAATTATTGGCAACGTGTTCCTTTTGAAGCTGGATGTCCATGCCGGTTGGGCCTTGATAGTGGCTGCCTGGTTGTCGTCGTGCATCACAGCTCCCTGGTCCATCCTACTCTCCCTGACCGCTTCTAACGTCAAGGGTAACACCAAAAGATCTGTTGTCAACGCCATGTTCTTTATCGGATACTGCGCTGGCTGCATTGCTAGCCCTCAGTTGTGGACGAAAGGCCCCCGGTACTTCGAGGGTGTTATCGCAGCTATTGTAACGTGGTGTCTGCTCTTTGCATCCATCACCGCGTACCGTATCGTCTGTACCAGAGATAACAATCGCCGAGACAAGGCTACGATCGAACAGGATCAGTCATCGGACACCCAACAAGAGACGGTTTTGGACGCCACTGGAGCCGCAGGAGATGACCTTACAGATAAGGAGGACAGGCAATTCCGCTACAGCTGGTAA